A section of the Dehalococcoidia bacterium genome encodes:
- a CDS encoding Zn-ribbon domain-containing OB-fold protein: MAYDKPIPDPSPHTKPFWEGAKAGKLMLPRCTSCNRVHWYPRLICPYCHAREIEWIEGSGEGRIHTFAVQHRAFGGWAAETPFVTAYIDLNEGDRMATVLRGVDATRPESIKIGAKVRVEFEPASEDVHIPFWRVV, encoded by the coding sequence ATGGCGTACGACAAGCCGATTCCCGACCCCAGCCCGCACACAAAGCCGTTTTGGGAGGGCGCCAAGGCGGGAAAACTGATGCTGCCGCGCTGCACGAGTTGCAATCGCGTGCACTGGTATCCGCGGCTGATCTGTCCCTACTGCCACGCGCGCGAGATCGAGTGGATCGAGGGCAGCGGCGAGGGACGCATTCACACCTTCGCCGTGCAGCATCGCGCCTTCGGCGGCTGGGCGGCCGAGACGCCCTTTGTCACGGCCTACATCGACCTGAACGAAGGCGACCGCATGGCCACCGTGCTGCGCGGCGTGGACGCGACCAGGCCCGAGTCGATCAAGATCGGCGCCAAAGTGCGCGTGGAGTTCGAGCCGGCCAGCGAGGATG
- a CDS encoding CoA transferase: MGALDGVRVLDVSMVVQGPQAGQLLADLGADVIKVELPGSGDFARGLVISADDPRSAMFYALNRGKRSISLDLRTEAGKTVLRRLAQGADVLLSNFKPGTLDGWGLGYYDLAALNPRLIYATGSAFGPVGPDAEREGADINGQAAGGLLSTTGEDGSFPSPVGAFIADHAASQNLAAGVLAALYARERTGRGQRVDVSLLGGQIWSQATEITQYLLSGQVPGRANRGHPAVGGVWRVFATADGHLAIAGARAPLWAGFCRAIERPDLIDDPRFSQGSAREARWPELYSLLEAIFRTHSTDEWCTRLRAEGQRYAPLHDYAEVAADPQVWANGYLIDVEHPQWGRIAAIGSPIRFSETPSNPGSIAPEVGQHTEEVLLEAGFSWQEIAELREQGAW, from the coding sequence ATGGGAGCGCTGGACGGCGTGCGGGTTCTGGATGTGTCGATGGTTGTGCAGGGGCCGCAGGCGGGCCAACTGCTGGCCGATCTGGGCGCCGACGTGATCAAGGTCGAGCTGCCCGGCAGCGGCGACTTTGCCCGCGGCCTGGTGATAAGTGCGGACGACCCGCGCAGCGCCATGTTCTACGCGCTCAACCGCGGCAAGCGCAGCATCTCGCTCGACCTGCGCACGGAGGCCGGCAAGACCGTGCTGCGCCGCCTCGCGCAGGGAGCGGATGTCCTGCTGAGCAACTTCAAGCCGGGCACGCTGGACGGCTGGGGCCTGGGCTACTACGACCTTGCCGCGCTCAACCCGCGGCTGATCTACGCTACCGGCAGCGCCTTCGGCCCTGTCGGCCCCGATGCCGAGCGCGAGGGCGCCGATATCAACGGGCAGGCGGCCGGCGGCCTGCTGAGCACCACGGGCGAGGACGGCAGCTTCCCCTCGCCGGTGGGCGCGTTCATCGCCGACCATGCCGCCTCGCAAAACCTCGCCGCCGGCGTGCTGGCCGCGCTGTACGCGCGCGAGCGCACGGGACGCGGCCAGCGCGTCGATGTCTCCTTGCTCGGCGGGCAGATCTGGTCGCAGGCGACGGAGATCACCCAGTATCTGCTCTCCGGGCAGGTGCCGGGCCGCGCCAACCGCGGTCACCCGGCCGTGGGCGGCGTCTGGCGCGTGTTCGCCACCGCCGATGGCCACCTCGCCATCGCCGGGGCGCGGGCGCCGCTGTGGGCCGGCTTCTGCCGGGCAATCGAGCGCCCCGACCTGATCGACGACCCGCGCTTCAGCCAGGGCAGCGCCCGCGAGGCGAGGTGGCCGGAACTCTACTCACTCCTGGAAGCGATCTTCCGCACGCACAGCACCGACGAGTGGTGCACGCGGCTGCGCGCCGAGGGCCAGCGGTACGCGCCGCTGCACGACTACGCCGAGGTGGCCGCAGATCCGCAGGTCTGGGCGAACGGCTATCTGATCGACGTTGAACATCCGCAGTGGGGCCGGATCGCGGCGATCGGCAGCCCGATCCGCTTCAGCGAGACGCCATCGAATCCCGGCAGCATTGCGCCGGAGGTCGGCCAGCACACCGAAGAGGTGCTGCTGGAGGCCGGCTTCTCCTGGCAGGAGATCGCGGAGCTGCGCGAGC